The Deltaproteobacteria bacterium genome has a segment encoding these proteins:
- a CDS encoding M20/M25/M40 family metallo-hydrolase produces MDDSTKESILQHIDGQELAELTRDLVDILSPTGSEKEIGEFILDWYGRNGLKPIRQEIDPNRVNAVGVLQGTGGGVSLMINGHMDTSFTGQEDDLMLCRELEPQSELQGAIRDGKVFGLAASNMKSGLAAFMVAGKALKQSGVAIKGDLILAAVAGEISRTPIGPYQSGLYRGEGTGTRHLLTYGVQSDYAIVADRSALSIVWTQAGVAQFKIDTFGNPHAAWGVTREQEPPEEHNAVLKMARVAQAVDAWAEEFEANHVYQSANGPIIPKVNLGAVQGGAPYRPNYHPGICSLYVDVRIPPELRPIEVQRQLRAVMDATGYEYDIEMYTSKMGYEAKGIEPVVEVIEGTHQELFGEKTTPANTFRSSIWTDTNIYNEMGIPACKFGLGGGRFTTRSEQIDIDEIVRASQIYALSAATICNWSR; encoded by the coding sequence ATGGACGACAGCACCAAGGAAAGCATCCTCCAGCACATCGACGGCCAGGAGCTGGCCGAGCTCACCCGGGACCTGGTGGACATCCTGAGCCCCACCGGATCGGAGAAGGAGATCGGCGAGTTCATCCTCGACTGGTACGGGCGCAACGGCCTCAAGCCCATCCGCCAGGAGATCGACCCCAACCGCGTGAACGCGGTGGGAGTGCTCCAGGGCACCGGCGGCGGCGTGTCGTTGATGATCAACGGTCACATGGACACCAGCTTCACCGGCCAGGAGGACGATCTGATGCTGTGCCGGGAGCTCGAGCCCCAGAGCGAGCTCCAGGGCGCGATCCGGGACGGCAAGGTGTTCGGCTTGGCCGCCTCCAACATGAAGTCCGGGCTCGCGGCCTTCATGGTGGCCGGCAAGGCGCTCAAGCAGAGCGGCGTGGCCATCAAGGGCGACCTGATCCTGGCGGCGGTGGCGGGCGAGATCTCCCGCACGCCCATCGGGCCGTACCAGTCCGGGCTCTACCGCGGCGAGGGCACCGGCACGCGCCACCTGCTCACCTACGGCGTCCAGTCCGACTACGCCATCGTGGCCGACCGCTCGGCCCTCTCCATCGTCTGGACCCAGGCCGGCGTGGCCCAGTTCAAGATCGACACCTTCGGCAATCCCCACGCGGCGTGGGGGGTCACGCGGGAGCAGGAGCCGCCGGAGGAGCACAACGCGGTGCTGAAGATGGCAAGGGTTGCGCAGGCGGTGGATGCCTGGGCCGAGGAGTTCGAGGCCAACCACGTGTACCAGTCGGCCAACGGCCCGATCATCCCCAAGGTCAATCTCGGCGCGGTCCAGGGGGGCGCGCCCTACCGGCCCAACTACCATCCGGGCATCTGCTCGCTCTACGTGGACGTGCGCATTCCGCCGGAGCTTCGGCCGATCGAAGTGCAGCGCCAGTTGCGCGCGGTCATGGACGCCACCGGCTACGAGTACGACATCGAGATGTACACGTCGAAGATGGGCTACGAGGCCAAGGGCATCGAGCCCGTCGTGGAGGTCATCGAAGGGACCCACCAGGAGCTGTTCGGCGAGAAGACCACGCCGGCCAACACGTTCCGCTCCAGCATCTGGACCGACACCAACATCTACAACGAGATGGGCATCCCCGCCTGCAAGTTCGGCCTCGGCGGCGGCCGCTTCACCACCCGGTCGGAGCAGATCGACATCGACGAGATCGTGCGCGCCTCGCAGATCTACGCGTTGTCGGCGGCCACCATCTGCAACTGGAGCCGGTAG